From the genome of Dehalococcoidia bacterium:
CCGAGCGCTGTCGCGAGCAACCATGCCGCGCCTCCGTCCGGCCCGAGCGTCAGGGCGCCGGCGGCGAGGGCGGCGGCCGCAGCGGCGGGCGCAGCCCAGGGAAAGGATGACGTGTGGAAGGCGCTGCCCAACCCATCGCGCCGCGCGTAGGGGAAGGCCGCGATGGCGGCAACGCATGACCAACGCGAGAGGCAGGGGGCCAGTATCAGCGTGTCGAACCGCTCTCTTGCCGCCAGCTCGCCCAGCGCCGTCGCCTTCAGGGCCAGGACGACTATCAGGGCCGCCACGCCAAACGCCCCCACTGCCGGGTCGCGCATGATGTCGAGGCGGCGCGAGACTGGTCCGGCGGCGAAGAGGCCATCGGCGCTGTCCGCGAGTCCGTCCGCATGCAGCGCACCGGTCAGCAGGAGCAGCAGCGCCACCAGCAGCCAGCCCGACAGTTGCCCGCTGGCCCCGGCCTCACGCAGCCCGAGCCCCACGGCAGCAAGGAGGCCGCCAAGGAGGAGTCCGACCAGAGGGAAGAACGCCTGACTCGAGCCGAGTAGCGCCGGCTCGACCAGCCCCGGCCGTCGCAGGCGCAGGACAGTCATGAACTCCAGCGCGACCAGCGGCGCCAGGAGGGGCGAAGGCCTCCGCCCGGCCGCCGCCTCAGCCTCCGTCACCGTTTGCCTCAGTCGTACGGGCCACTGCGCGCCATACGCCGGCCTCGTCGAACGTGGCCATCTCGGCCAGGAGCCGGCAGGCGGCCTCGAGGATGGGTATTGTGAGCGCCGCGCCGCTGCCTTCTCCCAGCCGCATGCTGAAGTCGAGCAAGGGTGTCAGGGCAAGGGCCTCCAGCATGAACCCGTGCGCGGGCTCCGGGGAGCGATGGGCCGCGATCATGTAGTCTCGGACCACGGGCGCCAGCCTCGCCGCGATGAGCGCCGCTGCCGTGGAGATGACGCCGTCGATCAGAAGGACGCGGCGTCTGGCCGCGGCGCCGACCATGAAGCCGGCCAGTATCCCCACCTCAAACCCGCCGAGCTTCGCCAGCACGTCCAGAGCGTTGGCCGGGTCGGGCCGGTTGGCCGCTAGCGCCCGCGCTATCACTGACGCCTTGCGCTCCACACCGGCGGCGTCGAGTCCGGCGCCCGGCCCGGCGGCGGCCGCAGGTGTCAGCCCAAGCAACGCCGCGGCCAGGGCGGCAGCCGCCGTGGAGTTACCGATGCCCATCTCGCCGCAGGCCACTACGTCCGAATCGAAGCGGTCTGCAAGGGCGACGCCCCTCCGCAGCGCTTCCGCGGCGGTGCCCATGCTCATCGCCGGCCCGCGGCTGAAGTCATGGGTGCCTGGCCCCAGGCGGAGGCCTATTACTCGCGGGTCGTCGACCGGGCACACCATGCCGGCATCGACCACCGCCAGCTCGGCGCCGGCTACACGGGACAGGACATTGATCGCCGCGCCGCCCGCCAGGAAGTTCGCCACCATCTGCCGCGTGACCTCCGCGGGGTAGGCGGAGACCCCCTGAGCCACGACGCCGTGGTCGGCCGCGACGACGAGCACTAGCTTCCGGCTCACGAGGGGCAGCGGGCGGCCCTGCATCGCCGCCAGGGCTATGGCGAGCTCCTCGAGACGCCCCAGGCTGCCCCGCGGTTTGGTCAGGCTGTCGAGGCGGGCGGCAGCGGCCGCTGCGGCCTCCCTGTCCAGCGGCGGGATCTCCGGAAGGGAGATGGTCACCGGAACTGCTCCGGGTACAGGCACCTGCCCAGGGCCTCGAGTCCGTCCACGATGCGCGGGCCCGGCCGGCTCACGATGTCGGGGTCGACGATGCAGATGCGGTTGTTGCGCACGGCTTCGATCACCGACCATCCCGGCCGCGCCCGGACCGAGTCCGCGGTCACGCCAGCGGCCTCGTCCGCGAGCACGATCACCTGCGGGTTGCGCTGCACGATGACCTCGGCGGACAGCTGGGGATACGGAGAGCTAGCCCCGGCGGCGATGTTCTCCGCCTTCAGGAAGACGTACAGGTCCCCGACGAAGCTACCGGGCGCGACCGTGAAGTACGTCGTGTCAAGCTCATGGTAGACGCGAGGACCACGGCTGATACTGGCCACCTTCTGTCGTACGGCGTCAATCCTGCGCTCCATCTGGTTCGTCAAGGCCCCGGCCTCCTGTGCGCGCCCGGCGACGTTTCCGAGGAACCGGATCTGCTCCAGGACGCCGCCGAGGCTAGCCGGCAGTTCGAGGTACAGGACCGGCATTCCCAGCCGCCTGAGCCCCTGGACCACGTCGCCGCTATTGCTCGAGACGTACACCAGGTCGGGGCGGTAGGAGGCGATGGCCTCGAGACTGGGGCTAAACCCGTCGAGTTGAGGCTTGGCGCTGCTCCCCAGGGGGCAGTTGGCGTATTGCTCCACGGCCACGAGTTGGCTGCCCGCGCCGATGGCGCAGAATATCTCCGTCGCGTGGGCAGAGAGGGAGACAATGCGCTCCGGGCGCTTCCGAATCGTGATCTCCTGCCCGTCGGACTGCCTTACGGTGAGCGGGTAGGGAGAGTCAGGGTCGGTGGTAACGATCCCGCCACCGGAATCGCCGCCGCAAGCTGCCAGCAGCAGGGCGGTGAGGGCCACAACGAAGAGAAGAGAGAGCTTCCGGGTCATCGCTGCTCCTTTGTCCTGTGGCCCGGAAGCCCGGCGACCCGGCCGGGCACAATAAACCCGGCTCGAGGAGCCGGGTGGATCGCCGCCGGTCTGGCGGTGACGTCCGGGCCTTTCCTCGAAGGCTCTGCGAACATCCCCCGCGGGCTGGCGACCTGGCTCTCCTTCCCGGAGGAAGGACTACAGTTGCGGGACAGCGCCGGACTTTGACCGGCTTCGCACTTCCTTCGCGCTGAGCGAAGGCACCCGTGGGGACTCTATTCGGTTCTGTCTGCAGACAGACGAGAGGCTAAGGCGTGCGCGGCCGCCAGTCAAGACACGGGACCCCGACGGCGCCAGGTTCTACGTCCGGGCTCGATTCCACCCATGTGGCGGTCCGCGGGGATGGTAGACAGCGGATAGGGCTGCGCGTAGGCCAGGGGCCAAGCCGGATGGTACCTTGCTGCCGTCAGCATAGTTCTCGCCGGGGGACGCGAGGATCAGCCCGGTACGAGTTGCTGCCGGCCGAGAGGACAGGCCCTCTGCTCTTGCCCGACGGAAGGCGACATCGAAGTTGGACGCAAAGCGCTACTCAAGGCCAGTAATGCCCGGGAGCCGTCGGGCGCTGGGAGTGGTTGCCGCCGTGGCTGTCATCGCGCTCCTCAGCGCCTTCCTCGCGCTCAAGGACCGCTACGCCGACCGGATGGCTGAGCTGAGCCGCGCCCTCATCGGGGACGAGAACACGGCACGGCTGGAGAGCTGGTACTTCGCAGCACACGACCGCTTCGACCGCCTGCGCTACGGCATCTTCGGCGGTCCGGCCGACCCGTTCTCCGACAGCCCCGGGACGGAAGCCTCCAGCATCGTTGGCGCTGACGACGGTGAGTCGGCACCCGAGGCGCCCGCCGTTTCGATAACGCTCCGCCAGCGAGCGCCGCTTCACCTGCCGGAGGTCAAGTCCTTGCGGGCCGACCCGCGGGACGGCGAAGGGGTCTGGACCACGGCCGGCCTGCCCCGCTCTTCACCTGACGACGTGCTGATGGCCAAGACCTTCCTCCGTCCTGACGCCGCCCGCCCGTACGCCGTGGTCGGCGTGCTTCTGGTCGACAGGCGCCGGGTACGCCTCCATATCACTGGCGGCGTAGAGAGTCCCGGCGGCGACCGGGGCGTAAGGGGCCCCGGTGTCATCCCGGCGGCGGAGCGCGGGCATCTGCTCGTCGCCTGGAACGGCGGTTTTCGCGGCCCGCATGGCGGTTACGGCATGTACGCCGACGGCCGCCAGTACCGGCCGTTGCGCAACGGGTTCGCGAGCGTCGTCCTCTTCAAGGACGGCAGCGTCCGGATCGGAGAATGGGGCCGCGACTTCTCCTGGAGCGACGACATGGAGGCCGTGCGTCAGAACGCCGTCCTCCTGGTCGACAACTGCGAGGTTAGCCGGCGGACGAACGAGGGCAACAACACATGGGGATACGTCCAGGTCAACTCCGCGGAGTTCATAACCTGGCGCTCGGCTATAGGGCTCACGAAAGACGGCGACCTGCTCGTCGCGGCTGGCAATTCGCTGAGCGCTGCCACGCTGGCCAAAGCGCTCTGGGCCGCTGGCGCCTGCTACGCCATGCACCTGGACATCAACACGCCCTACGTGCTGACATCCCTGTTCTTCGCCCAGCCCGATGGCTCCCTCAAGGCCGCGAAGTTCATGGACTCGATGGTCGATAGCCCTGCGCGCTTCCTGGGTACGCAGGCCAACGACTTCATGTACCTGACGCTGGACGAATCGAGGTACGTCCCCTGAGCCGCCGAGGGGCGACGTCCTGGCTTCAGTGGGCGCTATGTCCGCCGCAGGCGCAGGCGCCCCCACAGGCGCACCCTGATGCGACGGGCCGCGCCTCACCATCCGCAGTCTTCGAGAACGTGGCGAACAGCGAGAGCACGCGGTTCGTCGTCCGGTGACCGGAGGGGCAGGTCGCAGGCTCGTCCGCGCGGGCCATCGGCCGCAGCACCTCGAACTGTGACCCACAGGGCGGGCAGTAGTACTCGTATACCGGCATGGCACCACGATTATAGAAGGCCGCTGCCGCGGCAGCGAAGCCCCGTCCCACGGGACCGAGGGCCCACGATGCTAGACTAAGCGCGCCTCGACGTCGTCTGGAAAGCAGGTTTGGTGCCGGATCGCACAGTCCTGGTACTCGGCTGCGGCATGGCCGGCGTCTTCGCAGCGCTGGAGCTGAAGCGCCGGCTGCGCCACGAGCGCGTCGTCGTCATCGACAAGGCGCCGATGGCCTCTTATCCGCCGTCCCACGCCGCATTGGCCGTCGGCGAGGTGCGCGGCAGGACGCTACTCAGGCCTCGCTCTCGCCTCGCCCGCAAGGGGATCGAGTTCGTAAATGCCGAGGTCCAGCACATCGACCTCGCCGCCAGGCAAGTCCGAGCCGCCGGGGGCAGGGAGGTCCGCTTCGACCTCCTGGTGCTTGCCACCGGTACGGAGCCGGCCTTCGACGCTATCCCGGGGCTCTCGGACAACTTCCAGAGCACGGTCACCTTCGAGTCCGCAGAACGGCTCGCCGCCAGCCTGCGCTACTTCGCCGGGGGGCGAGTCCTTATCGCCACGGCGGCCGACCCGAAGTGGGCCCCGGGCCCTTACGAGCTGGCGATGCTCCTGGAGCACTACTTCCATGAGCGCAAGATGCGCCAGAAGGTGGAGATCGGCGTGGCCGCGCCCGAGGACTCGCCGCTCGCCCGTTTCGGCCCCGAGGCGTCGGAGCTCATAGCCGGGCAGCTCGCGCACAAGGGTATCGAGTTCCTCGCGCAGTCGCGCCTCGCGGCCGTCGACGCCCACAGGCACCTCGCGCGGTTCGAGGACGGCGGCGAGCGCAGCTTCGACCTCCTGATCACGCTCCCGCCGCAGACGGCCCCGCCGCCGCTCGTCGAGTGCGGACTGGTCGACCCATCCGGCCGCGTGCC
Proteins encoded in this window:
- the cobS gene encoding adenosylcobinamide-GDP ribazoletransferase, whose translation is MTEAEAAAGRRPSPLLAPLVALEFMTVLRLRRPGLVEPALLGSSQAFFPLVGLLLGGLLAAVGLGLREAGASGQLSGWLLVALLLLLTGALHADGLADSADGLFAAGPVSRRLDIMRDPAVGAFGVAALIVVLALKATALGELAARERFDTLILAPCLSRWSCVAAIAAFPYARRDGLGSAFHTSSFPWAAPAAAAAALAAGALTLGPDGGAAWLLATALGLGLGAAVATRLGGLTGDAYGAVVEVSEALLLLAALAWY
- the cobT gene encoding nicotinate-nucleotide--dimethylbenzimidazole phosphoribosyltransferase; amino-acid sequence: MTISLPEIPPLDREAAAAAAARLDSLTKPRGSLGRLEELAIALAAMQGRPLPLVSRKLVLVVAADHGVVAQGVSAYPAEVTRQMVANFLAGGAAINVLSRVAGAELAVVDAGMVCPVDDPRVIGLRLGPGTHDFSRGPAMSMGTAAEALRRGVALADRFDSDVVACGEMGIGNSTAAAALAAALLGLTPAAAAGPGAGLDAAGVERKASVIARALAANRPDPANALDVLAKLGGFEVGILAGFMVGAAARRRVLLIDGVISTAAALIAARLAPVVRDYMIAAHRSPEPAHGFMLEALALTPLLDFSMRLGEGSGAALTIPILEAACRLLAEMATFDEAGVWRAVARTTEANGDGG
- a CDS encoding helical backbone metal receptor, with translation MTRKLSLLFVVALTALLLAACGGDSGGGIVTTDPDSPYPLTVRQSDGQEITIRKRPERIVSLSAHATEIFCAIGAGSQLVAVEQYANCPLGSSAKPQLDGFSPSLEAIASYRPDLVYVSSNSGDVVQGLRRLGMPVLYLELPASLGGVLEQIRFLGNVAGRAQEAGALTNQMERRIDAVRQKVASISRGPRVYHELDTTYFTVAPGSFVGDLYVFLKAENIAAGASSPYPQLSAEVIVQRNPQVIVLADEAAGVTADSVRARPGWSVIEAVRNNRICIVDPDIVSRPGPRIVDGLEALGRCLYPEQFR
- a CDS encoding phosphodiester glycosidase family protein, whose translation is MPGSRRALGVVAAVAVIALLSAFLALKDRYADRMAELSRALIGDENTARLESWYFAAHDRFDRLRYGIFGGPADPFSDSPGTEASSIVGADDGESAPEAPAVSITLRQRAPLHLPEVKSLRADPRDGEGVWTTAGLPRSSPDDVLMAKTFLRPDAARPYAVVGVLLVDRRRVRLHITGGVESPGGDRGVRGPGVIPAAERGHLLVAWNGGFRGPHGGYGMYADGRQYRPLRNGFASVVLFKDGSVRIGEWGRDFSWSDDMEAVRQNAVLLVDNCEVSRRTNEGNNTWGYVQVNSAEFITWRSAIGLTKDGDLLVAAGNSLSAATLAKALWAAGACYAMHLDINTPYVLTSLFFAQPDGSLKAAKFMDSMVDSPARFLGTQANDFMYLTLDESRYVP
- a CDS encoding zinc ribbon domain-containing protein encodes the protein MPVYEYYCPPCGSQFEVLRPMARADEPATCPSGHRTTNRVLSLFATFSKTADGEARPVASGCACGGACACGGHSAH
- a CDS encoding FAD-dependent oxidoreductase — its product is MPDRTVLVLGCGMAGVFAALELKRRLRHERVVVIDKAPMASYPPSHAALAVGEVRGRTLLRPRSRLARKGIEFVNAEVQHIDLAARQVRAAGGREVRFDLLVLATGTEPAFDAIPGLSDNFQSTVTFESAERLAASLRYFAGGRVLIATAADPKWAPGPYELAMLLEHYFHERKMRQKVEIGVAAPEDSPLARFGPEASELIAGQLAHKGIEFLAQSRLAAVDAHRHLARFEDGGERSFDLLITLPPQTAPPPLVECGLVDPSGRVPVDPMTLETSTPGVFALGDVSGLRAADGRLAPASAELARQSAVAVARQAAARFNGTA